A genomic region of Kribbella sp. NBC_00382 contains the following coding sequences:
- a CDS encoding alpha/beta hydrolase family protein: MSSAAGFPRIDLLVAPADATSLVLLAHGGEENSREPAGAWRPAILRMWPFARAARAGALAAHGGAPGAAVGLMRYRYRGWNGADADPAADLRAVLDRLPERITRVVLIGHSMGGRAIVAAGNHRLVDGVLALAPWLPDGEPLMQLRGPVVFAHGTADRITDPAQTAAYAKRLRASGVPVALLSVADENHTMLQRSPDWNALVRDFAAGTTHNPSLDSDQVDPLPHSKHSDSALRGILDIAKARLTLRVVGRF, encoded by the coding sequence GTGAGTTCGGCTGCGGGCTTTCCGCGGATCGACCTGCTGGTGGCGCCGGCTGATGCGACGTCGCTCGTGTTGCTGGCGCACGGTGGCGAGGAGAACTCACGCGAGCCGGCGGGCGCCTGGCGGCCAGCGATCCTGCGCATGTGGCCCTTCGCTCGAGCCGCCCGTGCCGGCGCCCTGGCTGCCCATGGTGGTGCTCCGGGTGCTGCTGTTGGGTTGATGCGTTATCGGTATCGAGGGTGGAACGGCGCCGACGCTGATCCGGCGGCTGACCTTCGGGCGGTGCTCGACCGGCTGCCGGAGCGGATCACCCGCGTGGTGCTGATCGGACATTCGATGGGCGGACGCGCCATCGTTGCTGCGGGCAACCATCGGTTGGTCGACGGTGTGCTGGCGCTCGCGCCGTGGCTGCCGGACGGCGAGCCGCTGATGCAGTTGCGTGGACCCGTCGTGTTCGCCCACGGCACGGCCGACCGGATCACCGACCCGGCGCAGACCGCCGCCTACGCCAAGCGGTTGCGGGCTTCCGGAGTACCGGTCGCGCTGTTGTCGGTGGCAGACGAGAACCACACGATGCTCCAGCGCAGCCCGGACTGGAACGCCCTGGTACGAGACTTCGCCGCCGGTACCACCCACAACCCGAGCCTCGACTCCGATCAGGTGGACCCGCTGCCGCACTCGAAGCACTCGGACAGCGCCCTGCGCGGCATCCTCGACATCGCCAAGGCCCGCCTGACCCTGCGAGTCGTCGGTCGCTTCTAG
- a CDS encoding GNAT family N-acetyltransferase, with protein MRWQHDGGFVADDDAARIDVDVVHGFLRTAYWSPGVPRDVVERAIAGSLNLGVYDEAGAQVAYARAVTDRATFAWIADVFVLESHRGHGLGKFVVSTLLEHPELSGLRRLMLATADAHDLYRSYGFGDLPDPSRMLVVQQDPATLYGGQPAAAPAVAASGAATSTVSAASGAATSSAASGSARGSSS; from the coding sequence GTGAGGTGGCAGCACGACGGCGGATTCGTCGCCGACGACGATGCGGCGCGGATCGATGTCGATGTGGTGCATGGCTTCCTGCGTACGGCGTACTGGTCGCCGGGGGTGCCGCGGGATGTGGTGGAGCGGGCGATCGCCGGGTCGTTGAATCTCGGGGTGTACGACGAGGCCGGCGCGCAGGTGGCGTACGCGCGAGCGGTGACGGATCGGGCGACGTTCGCGTGGATCGCGGATGTGTTCGTGCTGGAGTCGCATCGGGGTCATGGGCTCGGGAAGTTCGTCGTGTCGACGCTGCTGGAGCACCCGGAGTTGAGTGGCCTGCGGCGGTTGATGCTGGCGACGGCTGATGCGCACGACTTGTACCGGTCATACGGCTTCGGCGACCTGCCAGACCCGAGCCGGATGCTGGTGGTGCAACAAGACCCAGCCACGCTGTACGGCGGTCAGCCGGCTGCCGCGCCCGCCGTCGCCGCGTCCGGGGCAGCCACCTCCACCGTCTCTGCCGCTTCCGGGGCTGCCACGTCCTCTGCCGCGTCCGGCTCTGCGCGCGGCAGCAGCTCGTGA